A portion of the Pseudomonas koreensis genome contains these proteins:
- a CDS encoding helix-turn-helix domain-containing protein gives MNAPTDVQIINDAEGNPAFVVIPYAQYVAQKIQPDLIPHEVVSRIVDGATPIRAWREHLNLTQEEVAKRMGISQPAFAQQETVAKPRKATREKIASAFGITANQLEL, from the coding sequence ATGAACGCACCTACTGACGTTCAAATAATCAATGACGCCGAGGGTAACCCTGCGTTCGTGGTTATCCCCTACGCTCAATATGTCGCACAGAAAATACAGCCCGATCTGATTCCCCATGAGGTGGTCAGTCGAATCGTTGATGGCGCGACACCGATCCGCGCATGGCGCGAACATCTCAACCTGACGCAGGAAGAAGTGGCGAAGCGCATGGGCATCTCACAACCGGCGTTTGCCCAGCAGGAAACAGTCGCCAAGCCGCGCAAGGCCACCCGCGAGAAAATTGCGTCGGCGTTCGGCATCACCGCCAATCAGCTAGAGCTGTAA
- a CDS encoding DUF3010 family protein produces MNICGIEIKGSEAIIAVAALDGSTLSHVPLATKKIALDDDDEAANVRRFAAQVASFVRENSVDRITIKKRSKKGEFAGGPTTFKIEGVFQLLDGCEVTLLSPQTINAQAKKHNFELPGTLNKYQHEAYKAACSALVKK; encoded by the coding sequence ATGAACATCTGCGGCATTGAAATCAAAGGCAGCGAAGCGATCATCGCCGTGGCGGCGCTCGACGGTTCGACGTTGAGCCACGTCCCTCTCGCCACGAAAAAGATTGCTCTGGATGACGATGACGAGGCGGCGAACGTGCGGCGGTTCGCGGCGCAGGTGGCATCGTTTGTGCGGGAGAACTCGGTGGACCGGATTACGATCAAGAAGCGCAGCAAAAAGGGTGAGTTTGCCGGTGGGCCGACGACGTTCAAGATAGAGGGCGTGTTTCAGTTGCTTGATGGTTGTGAGGTGACGCTGCTGTCGCCGCAGACGATCAATGCGCAGGCCAAGAAGCACAATTTCGAACTGCCGGGGACGTTGAACAAGTATCAGCATGAGGCTTACAAGGCGGCGTGCTCGGCGTTGGTGAAGAAATAA
- a CDS encoding GlxA family transcriptional regulator yields MSQDFYFLLMPGFSAIGFISAIEPLRVANRFRGELYRWHVLSADGGAVLASNGMSVNADAALEPLKKGATLLVVAGFEPLKFITPTLEHWLRRLDKDGVTLGAIDTGSFVLAEAGLLDGHRLTLHWEAIDAFKESYPQLSVTQELFEIDRRRITSAGGTASIDLMLDLIAQAHGPQLAIQVSEQFVLGRIRPRKDHQRMEVATRYGISNKKLVQVIGEMEQHSEPPLSTLQLAESIKVTRRQLERLFRLHLNDTPSNFYLRLRLEKARQLLRQTDMSVLEVSIACGFESPSYFTRSYRARFARCPREDRRTAQA; encoded by the coding sequence ATGTCCCAGGATTTCTACTTTTTGCTGATGCCGGGGTTCTCCGCCATCGGCTTTATCTCCGCGATCGAACCGCTACGGGTGGCCAACCGCTTTCGTGGCGAGCTTTACCGCTGGCATGTGCTCAGCGCCGATGGCGGCGCGGTACTGGCAAGCAACGGCATGTCGGTCAACGCCGATGCGGCGCTGGAGCCGCTGAAAAAAGGCGCAACGTTACTGGTGGTGGCCGGGTTCGAACCGCTGAAATTCATCACGCCGACACTGGAGCATTGGTTACGCAGGCTGGACAAGGACGGCGTGACCCTCGGCGCCATCGACACCGGCAGCTTCGTCCTCGCCGAAGCAGGTCTGCTCGATGGCCATCGCCTGACCCTGCACTGGGAGGCGATCGATGCGTTCAAGGAATCTTATCCACAGCTCAGCGTCACCCAGGAACTGTTCGAGATCGACCGGCGGCGGATCACTTCGGCGGGTGGCACGGCGTCGATTGATCTGATGCTCGACCTGATCGCCCAGGCCCACGGCCCGCAACTGGCGATCCAGGTCAGCGAGCAGTTTGTGCTCGGGCGCATCCGCCCGCGCAAAGACCACCAGCGCATGGAGGTCGCCACGCGCTACGGCATCAGCAACAAGAAACTGGTGCAGGTGATCGGCGAGATGGAACAGCACAGCGAACCGCCGCTGAGCACGCTGCAACTGGCGGAATCGATCAAAGTGACCCGGCGGCAACTGGAGAGGTTGTTCCGGCTGCACCTGAACGATACGCCGAGCAATTTCTATCTGCGGTTGAGGCTGGAAAAGGCCCGGCAATTGCTGCGCCAGACCGACATGAGCGTGCTTGAAGTCAGCATCGCCTGCGGCTTCGAGTCACCGTCGTACTTCACCCGCAGTTACCGTGCCCGCTTCGCCCGCTGTCCCCGCGAAGACCGGCGTACCGCGCAGGCCTGA
- a CDS encoding choline ABC transporter substrate-binding protein, whose amino-acid sequence MKRLISSCVLALSGTAFFSTGVMAAEPASCKNVRMGVVNWTDVIATSAMTQVLLDGLGYNTKQTSASQQIIFAGIRDQRLDLFLGYWNPLMTQTITPFVEANQVKVLEAPSLKDARATLAVPTYLADKGLKTFADIARFEKELGGKIYGIEPGSGANTQIKAMIAKNQFGLGKFQLVESSEAGMLAAVDRAVRRKEAVVFFGWAPHPMNVNIQMTYLTGSEDALGPNEGMATVWTVTSPKYAEQCPNIGRLLTNLTFTAEAESRMMQPLLDHKDAFESARQWLKDHPEDKQRWLEGVTTFDGKPAAENLQLTSK is encoded by the coding sequence ATGAAACGACTGATCAGCAGCTGCGTTCTTGCACTCAGCGGTACCGCTTTCTTCAGCACCGGCGTGATGGCGGCCGAACCGGCCTCCTGCAAGAACGTACGCATGGGTGTGGTCAACTGGACTGACGTGATCGCCACCAGTGCCATGACCCAGGTCCTGCTCGACGGCCTCGGCTACAACACCAAACAGACCAGCGCCTCCCAGCAGATCATCTTCGCCGGGATTCGCGATCAGCGCCTGGACCTGTTCCTCGGCTACTGGAACCCGCTGATGACGCAGACCATCACGCCGTTCGTCGAGGCCAATCAGGTGAAGGTGCTCGAGGCGCCAAGCCTGAAGGACGCGCGCGCCACCCTTGCCGTACCGACCTACCTGGCCGACAAGGGCCTGAAAACCTTTGCCGACATCGCCAGATTTGAGAAAGAACTGGGCGGCAAGATCTACGGCATCGAGCCCGGCTCGGGCGCCAACACGCAGATCAAGGCGATGATCGCCAAGAACCAGTTCGGCCTCGGCAAATTCCAGCTCGTCGAATCGAGCGAGGCCGGCATGCTCGCCGCTGTCGATCGCGCCGTGCGCCGCAAGGAAGCCGTGGTGTTCTTCGGCTGGGCGCCGCACCCGATGAACGTCAACATTCAGATGACCTATCTGACCGGCAGCGAAGATGCCCTTGGCCCGAACGAAGGCATGGCTACGGTGTGGACGGTCACTTCACCGAAATACGCCGAGCAATGCCCGAACATCGGCCGCCTGCTGACCAACCTGACCTTCACCGCCGAAGCAGAGAGCCGGATGATGCAGCCGCTGCTCGACCACAAGGATGCCTTCGAATCGGCCAGGCAATGGCTCAAGGATCACCCCGAAGACAAGCAGCGCTGGCTCGAAGGTGTGACGACGTTCGATGGCAAACCGGCCGCTGAAAACCTCCAGCTGACCAGCAAATAA
- a CDS encoding 3-keto-5-aminohexanoate cleavage protein yields the protein MNHDVIITCALTGAGDTTAKSPHVPVTPKQIAAAAVEAARAGATVVHCHVRDPQTGKFSRDVALYREVMERIREADVDIIVNLTAGMGGDLEIGAGEKPMEFGPNTDLVGPLTRLAHVEELLPEICTLDCGTLNFGDGDTIYVSTPAQLRAGAKRITELGVKAELEIFDTGHLWFAKQMIKEGLLDNPLFQLCLGIPWGAPADTTTMKAMVDNLPADAVWAGFGIGRMQMPMAAQAVLLGGNVRVGLEDNLWLDKGVLATNGQLVERATEILSRLGARVLTPAEGRKKMGLTQRG from the coding sequence ATGAACCACGACGTCATCATCACCTGCGCACTCACCGGTGCTGGCGACACGACCGCCAAGAGCCCGCACGTGCCGGTCACCCCGAAACAGATCGCCGCTGCAGCGGTGGAAGCGGCCAGGGCTGGCGCCACCGTGGTGCACTGCCATGTGCGCGATCCGCAGACCGGCAAGTTCAGCCGTGACGTGGCGCTGTATCGCGAAGTGATGGAGCGTATTCGCGAGGCCGACGTCGACATCATCGTCAACCTGACCGCCGGGATGGGCGGCGACCTGGAAATCGGCGCTGGCGAGAAGCCGATGGAGTTCGGCCCGAACACCGATCTGGTCGGCCCGCTGACCCGTCTCGCCCACGTTGAAGAGCTGCTGCCGGAAATCTGCACCCTCGATTGCGGCACGCTGAATTTCGGCGACGGCGACACCATTTACGTCTCCACCCCGGCGCAACTGCGCGCCGGCGCCAAGCGCATCACCGAACTGGGGGTGAAAGCCGAGCTGGAGATTTTCGACACCGGGCATCTGTGGTTCGCCAAGCAGATGATCAAGGAAGGCTTGCTCGACAATCCGCTGTTCCAGCTCTGCCTGGGCATCCCGTGGGGCGCGCCGGCCGACACCACCACCATGAAGGCCATGGTCGACAACCTGCCCGCCGACGCGGTGTGGGCCGGGTTCGGCATCGGCCGCATGCAGATGCCGATGGCGGCGCAAGCAGTGCTGCTCGGCGGCAACGTGCGGGTCGGGCTGGAAGACAACCTGTGGCTGGACAAGGGTGTGCTGGCGACCAATGGCCAATTGGTTGAGCGCGCCACGGAGATCCTCAGCCGCCTCGGCGCCCGCGTGCTCACACCGGCGGAAGGCCGGAAGAAAATGGGCCTGACCCAGCGCGGTTAA